The sequence below is a genomic window from Plasmodium gaboni strain SY75 chromosome 7, whole genome shotgun sequence.
gttaaaaaaaagagatGGAGCgaataaaaattttgtatCTTCATATATACGAAGATGAAAAAACTCAAATGATCAGAAAGATCCTTGAAGAACTATATGGtaaggaaaatatattatcttcaAGAAAGAAATATAGAACCTTGGacattttaatttttattgttatatatattttatgtatatgttgtgcattaatttgtttttacTATTTATGTATAGTAAGTActtatacatatatattaatacctccttgtattattattacagtgattatttttttcattgggtctataataatatacgaattattatattcgACATTTTTATACAAAGCTAATAAATCATTTGATCAATTGAAGCCTCATGTAATTGTTGCTTATCAGTTTGGATGTATTTTAGCTACCCACTTAGATGGTCCCAAGGTTCCAATGGtttatacaaaaatatataaaaataaaataaaaagcTCATATCTTTTATGCCTTTTAGAGTTAAAGTTTTAAACTAttcaattatatatatatatatatatatatatatatatatatatatatatgtcgtaaatatattcttacattatttatatattttaaacCTTGTTTccattttaatatttcagCTCTTAATATCACCTGTTgaagaaaattttttttcaaataaaatcaggaaaaaaataaatatctCAGATTATCCATATATCATATTTGTACATACAAcaaaagataaaaaaagatatttgaaaaaaagTTTAAGTCTGATAGAATCTttagataaaaaaaaatatagagTGGAAATAGTTGACGAAGGTTATCATTTAGAGTTATTAAGTCCAGctgaatataaatattggATTGATGAAATTTATTCTATGCGTCCTGAATATCCTTCAATTAATTCCcaacaataataattatgtggagttttatttatttttttttttttcttagaattgataattaaaaaaaatatctttttcgtaatacatttatatgaaaTGACAATACTGGtccatattattcataatttttaaatacatttaatatatatatatatatatatatatttatttatttatttactttagtattattttttatttttaaacCCTTAAAGcttcaaaatattttgaattgaaaattaaaattatgaatattttataattcattttttttattataacaaatatgttcactcatatatatgtttatttggtctaatttttatttttaaatgatactttattttttttaatggACACATTTATATCtggaaaaaataaaagtaagtccatttttagaaaatatatatataatatatatataatatatatttatttaatagtttaataaaaatatatgtgatGCTCAATCGACgcttttttatttatataaaaattataaaaaaaaaaaaaaaatataataataaataaataaatgatacatataaatttaagAACACGAcatactttttttttcaaaatttCCGTTATTCGTAAAAACAtaaactttttttattctataaaaaaaatattttaatactataattttatgaataaGCATATGaattgaaatatttaaatacagttttattaaaattttaattaattattatatatatataatataatatcatattgtatgtatgattatattttctttttatgCAGATAattaaaagtatatatatatatatatatattatagcATATTCTAAAAAAGTAGAgcaaatatatattacatatatatatatatatatatattgcaatatatttatttatatacttttaataagaaaaaaaaaaaaaaaatttacatttatatagtatatatatatataaaaatgttgctttcattatatttatatttaatgcATAAGTGTATTATTCcgtatattttttcttgaATTGAAATATTTAGGAGTGgatatttaaaatattataaaagatTGTGTAAATAAATAGCTGACTAATTTCTTTTGTAGCGGAATATTAGGAAAATtaaacaataaataaaatatatatatatatatatatatatatttttttttttttttttttatttcttcatttttatatatgtatgcATATGTAACCCCATGGttgatataaaattaaaaagcGCAAATTCAAGTTGCGAATTTAAACTTGATtttaatgaaataaaaCTTCCTGATgacataaatattttaaaagatttagaaaaagaagtagaaaattctatatatcatttaaaaagatcaaatgaagaaataaaagaatatgaCCCTCAAGGATTGGATAAGGATCTTTTTTTAGCTTtgaatgaaaataaatttgCTTTGTTTAGAAAAGAAGAAAGACTTATGTTAATAAGAAagaaaatacaaaatatagAAAACACTCATGGATTGGCAGATACATTAAAAGTATCACAAAATAATGTAGTTGATAATAAGGAacaagaaaatataaaagatgataacataataaataacaCTATCGACGATCATAATAAGGCACAAAATGATAAAGATATTAATAGTTCAAATATGGAAAAGAAAGAtggaatatatttataatatataaataaatgaatatatatatatgtatatatatatgtatttatctatgtattatattttcttcatttgattatattaatattattgttattttttattttttattttttattttttattttttattttttatttttcattttttatttatttttactttttttttttatgttcattttaattataaaatataaatatataaaaaaaaaaaaaaaaaattcatttCAATATAcatgaattattataactacaaaattacatatttaaaacatAACATCAAAAAACATTGTTAAAAAAGTATAAGATATATAACATTGtaagaaaaaatacaaTACTTCAAATGCTAAGACAaaggaaaagaaaaaagCAAAAACACCACTTGTCATGGTAGCCAATATTAATTTCATTAATTCGCCGAATACGCAGAACGCCATAAGTGGTCTCACGGCctataagaataaaaaaataaaagtgtatgtaatataaatataaatataaatatatatatatatatatatatatatgtggaacattttaatttgaatataattttttttttataaaaaccTGAAATGTCGTTCTAgccatatatataaaaaaaaaacgataacttaaaatatattttactGCAAATTTTGTCATATCCAATGGGTTCACATAATGATTTAATGTAGGTAGACTTGATATTAATTTGTAGGGTCTTATATCTTCTCTTAACTTTTCATTGTagtatttataaatatcttttttGTCGTTTTTAGGTGTcaatgttttatttattttatatgttgAAGAAAATCTTTTAGTTAAACAGCTCAGGGCCTACcttgaaaaaaaaaaaataaatgaacacaccaaacaataatatacacatatatatatatatatatatatgtaatattaatttatatgtacattTTAATTCTTCGTATTTACCATTGAATAGTTGCTGAACGagtttaatatatatgagtTATTCCTCCATAGTAAGGGTCTTATTctatatatacaaatatatattttttatatataacattgTATGCAcattctttatatatatatatatatatatatatttttattttattttattttattttattattccttactgttcatttattttacaCAAAGATATGCcattcatttttttattttattttattttgttttgttttattttgtttcttttatgttcctttaaaatataattaaatgttcatgtatatatatgtatttaaatAGAATTTAACAACTCATcattcttaaaaaaaaaaaaatatatatatataatatatatttatttatgttatttttatatgttttatttaatattcatttttatataataataaaaaaaaaaaaaaaaaaaaaaccaacatatataaattattttatttttttgtatatatatatatcNNNNNNNNNNNNNNNNNNNNNNNNNNNNNNNNNNNNNNNNNNNNNNNNNNNNNNNNNNNNNNNNNNNNNNNNNNNNNNNNNNNNNNNNNNNNNNNNNNNNNNNNNNNNNNNNNNNNNNNNNNNNNNNNNNNNNNNNNNNNNNNNNNNNNNNNNNNNNNNNNNNNNNNNNNNNNNNNNNNNNNNNNNNNNNNNNNNNNNNNNNNNNNNNNNNNNNNNNNNNNNNNNNNNNNNNNNNNNNNNNNNNNNNNNNNNNNNNNNNNNNNNNNNNNNNNNNNNNNNNNNNNNNNNNNNNatatatataaaattatttatattaattttaaaaatttataaaaaaaataatttttttataaaaaaaaaaaaaaaaaaaaaaaaaaacaaacataaaaaaattattttatttttttttatatatatatatacaaataaatgtaaaaaaatattaaaaaattactcaaagaaaataaaaataaaaaaaaaaaaaaaaaaaaaaaaaaaaagatcACAAAATTGAGGACaattatttgtattaaatttattctctagataaaatgaaaatatatatatttcatgttcatattcttttattcATATTCACAACATTGTAATAtggatatataaaatggtgtatatgaaaaaaaaaaaatgataaagtaaaatatattttctattaaGTATATACACTACTTATTCTAAGACCAATGGGTTTAGGGTTTATAAATACAACAccccaaaaaaaaaaaaaaaaataaataaataaataaaaaaacatgTTGAACGGTATAATTATAAAGTCTTATATTAAAATcatcatataattaaaaatagGATTAAAAAATGGGTTATTGAAATATTCcaataaataaaagtatatatttatatacacctccaaaaaaaaaagaaaaaaaaaatgtgttaaaaaaaaagaaaaaaaaaaaaaaaaaaaaaaaaaaaaaaacccaaaaaaaaaaaaaaaaaaaaataaaaaaataaaaaaataaaaaaataaaaaaacatgTTGAACGGTATAATTATAAAGTCTTATATTAAAATcatcatataattaaaaatagGATTAAAAAATGGGTTATTGAAATATTCcaataaataaaagtatatatttatatacacctccaaaaaaaaaagaaaaaaaaaaaaaacatatataaatatatatatatatatatatattatatgtgtttatttatttatacattttattcttttcatttttgtGTATGTTCCTTTTTgaatttaattttttccttCAAGCGCTTATCTATAATACACAACATTATATAgtaaaaaacataaaacTATTATCATTAGCCACTTCATTTCTTTTCCTTTATTTTAAAGTATAACCTTATAACCATtcaaaatgaataaatatgaaaagaTTAGAGATATAGGGAAAGGAAATTATGGAAATACAATTCTTGTTAgagataaaaaaaatgacCAGTAATTCTCCTTTtctttaataatataaaaataaaataaataaatatgtaactatatatattaatatatacatttttatatataatatgtattcCTTTTTTGTTCTTAAGTTATgtaatgaaaataataaacatttCACAAATGTCTCAGAAAGAAAAGAGGCAATGTTTAAAAGAAGTTGAAGTAttacacaaaaaaaaaaaaaaaaaaaaaaaaagaaaaaaaaaaaaaaaaaaaaaaaaaaaaaaaaaatatacatgcatatatatacatacatatatacatattgtATGTCACGTTTCTATACCTTTTAGTTGTTATCAAAATTGAATCATCCCTTTattgtaaaatatattgaaagTTATATTGAAGGGGATACACTTAGAATAGTTATGAAGCACTGTAAAGGTGAGCACgaccaaaaaaaaaaaaaataaataaaataaataatacat
It includes:
- a CDS encoding hypothetical protein (conserved Plasmodium protein, unknown function), with protein sequence MERIKILYLHIYEDEKTQMIRKILEELYGKENILSSRKKYRTLDILIFIVIYILCICCALICFYYLCIVSTYTYILIPPCIIITVIIFFIGSIIIYELLYSTFLYKANKSFDQLKPHVIVAYQFGCILATHLDGPKVPMLLISPVEENFFSNKIRKKINISDYPYIIFVHTTKDKKRYLKKSLSLIESLDKKKYRVEIVDEGYHLELLSPAEYKYWIDEIYSMRPEYPSINSQQ
- a CDS encoding hypothetical protein (conserved Plasmodium protein, unknown function), whose amino-acid sequence is MVDIKLKSANSSCEFKLDFNEIKLPDDINILKDLEKEVENSIYHLKRSNEEIKEYDPQGLDKDLFLALNENKFALFRKEERLMLIRKKIQNIENTHGLADTLKVSQNNVVDNKEQENIKDDNIINNTIDDHNKAQNDKDINSSNMEKKDGIYL
- a CDS encoding hypothetical protein (conserved Plasmodium protein, unknown function), with the translated sequence MNGISLCKINEQIRPLLWRNNSYILNSFSNYSMALSCLTKRFSSTYKINKTLTPKNDKKDIYKYYNEKLREDIRPYKLISSLPTLNHYVNPLDMTKFAVKYILSYRFFFIYMARTTFQAVRPLMAFCVFGELMKLILATMTSGVFAFFFSFVLAFEVLYFFLQCYISYTFLTMFFDVMF